In Capsicum annuum cultivar UCD-10X-F1 chromosome 8, UCD10Xv1.1, whole genome shotgun sequence, the genomic window atttatgtgccACAAATAAAATTTCGACAGTAAATCAAATGTTTTttacatatatacttttatattaagttcttaattattgtaatttataacatgttttattttattttcaaataatatacgttatTTTATGTCTTACTCTGTCCCATCTCAATTTATgtgcactgatataattttgatagtcaatcaaaatttttatgttgacatatcattttatgtctgttttattttttttatgaaatattatcaatttttcaatacttagacgatcataataattaattaggtatgatataataaaatcacgatgaAAGCAATGAAGCACACATGTCTTAAATAgcttgtaataactaattagaagcgacataacaaaattactataaaaatacttgtataataattaattaacaatggtatagtaaaattacgattaaaatggtcataaatgtctattttatttttttaattaaatattattaattttttaatatataaatgacttataatatttaattaggggtggtatagtaaaattacgattgaagcagttgaagtagacatgtcataaatgtctattttaactttttattaaatattattaatttttcaatacataaatgacctataataattaattaggggtgatatagtaaaattacagttgaagcaagCATGTCGACCTCGTGCTTGCTTTGCTGATAcgataaaattatggttgaagtagTCGAAAtagtcataaatatctattttaccttttttctaataaaatattattaattttgtaatacgtaaatgacttatgatatttaattagggatatactaattaattagggatgatatgataaaattacgattgaagcagctgaaaaagatatgtcataaatgtctatttaaaattttttattaaatattattatttttttattcataaataatttataataattaattaagagtgatatagtaaaattataattgaagcagctgaagcagacatgtcgacctCTTGCCTGCTTCAGCTGATCAACTTTACTCTCTAGTAAAAGGGAATGGCAAGGAGAAGCAGACAGGTCTccgtcaacatgtctgcttctcCTGCCTGTTTCATAAGTTACTTTCTCCGTAATTTTTTATCATACCATTTctacttaattattataagttatttatatattagaaaattaataatatttaataaaaatttaaaatagatatttatgacatgtttgcttcagttgTTTCACCTATAATATGATtgtatcacccataattaattattacaagtcatttaaatattaaaaaattattataaaatcatctaagtattaaaaaattaataatttttgatgttaaatttacttgacgttttatatgagacccatttaattttttttgcaagtaatttttataataatttcgttgtatcacttctaattagacatgtctgtttcattgtttcaatcttgattttactatgccactcctaattaattattagggAAAGGACACCTATAACACTTCTTAAAACAAATTgcccaagtttgaaaactttccAAAAAGTGGCCAATAGGATATACTATTTTcgctttatagtcatttcctaatttgggtcattttagcCTACGTAGTCCAtgtacagtccatatacaatactgatatagtctatatacaatactgatacagtattcaacttgggcaattcagtcatttaagaatattttaatttttttttttgctataaattttttaactgatcagatattctatttttttattgtttaaaaataataattaaattatataaaaacgatataattgtgaaatagaatatgtatctatataaaatatatgtatagaaattgtatagttctatcaaatatgtatatgcataaaatatatataaaaaatatatagaaagtgtatgaaaattatataattgttttaTAAAACGAGTAAGAATaatgtacagttattgtataaattgtgtgtCAAAACTGTAaaattttcatatagaatatttatatgtataagatatgtatagaaattgtataaaaGGTGCGTAGAGACAGTATAGAACAagtcagtaaattaaaatagctagaaagtgaaatttaaatttaatggccattttcatgaaaattaatTTGAAGTACCGTTTATGTTATTTctcctaattattattactatttaagCATTGTatcaatcaataatatttgataaaaaaaaaagtaaaatagatataaaatgataagttaatcaaaaaaaatttacaaatttttttatattaattttgttatatcacttctacttagttgttgtgagtcattaagacatgtctgtttcgctgcttcaatcgtaactttatcatatcactcataattaattattatatttatctaagCATTACGACACTTagattggaatagaagaaaaaatattatatatcacaataatttaaaacttaaattattttaaaaaatgtaattgactattaatgccacaaaagtttggacaacgAGAGCGatacatattatttgaaaattacataaaaagtaagtattataaattacaataattaacaacttaaaatagctataaaaaaatctattatatattttaaaaaaatattataaattataataattaaaataaatttaaaaagaaatatttgttgGGCCCGGGCCTTGCCCGAGCTATTAATAACTACTGGTCCCTCTCTTATAAATAAGAGAATATAACCATAAAGCTTATTCTTTCCTTTGTTCTTATTCCCTTttccagtttttcatatttaaataaaCTCATCATAAACCCTAAATGCACTTTCAATCTTTGTGGAAAAGCAATCCAACAATCTGATTTTCCTCGTTTCAGGTTGTTTCATTGGGTCTTTCATTACAAGACCAATGTTAATGTTATGATTTAACCTGATTTTCTTAATGTGTTTCCCCCTTCTTTCGTAAATATGTTGGAATTCTTCGTGCTGAAAATTGACATCTTGTAATGCCTCCGCTTAATTTCCTTGTTCATTGCATTTAACGCTCAACTTTCTCAGGACAAAAACAATTTATATGGTCACATATTTCTATAGTACGGTGATGATGGAAGCTAATGCTGTTTGTCTTAGTCTAGTCTGCCTGCTGCATTTTGCTATTtccattattcttttttaatccATTCCAACTTGAATCAGGTGATTTCTGCGCCGTATAGGTGTACATTTGGTAGTGATAGGGAGGAGGGGTGCTGCAAGGCCCTTGTAGGAACTGATCACTAACAATGCGGAACAATTTGGCAAATTTCATAGATGGTGATTGGGGTTCATCAGAAATGTTTCCCATCGATCCTCTCATGCCTTATGGTATTGGAGCTAATTTTATCTCCCATATTTCATTGATTGTTGATAGTTCTAGAAATTTATATGTGCCTGGCAGTCAAGCACTTCAAGAAGCTTTTAAGTACTTTTCAAAATATGCTGGCGCATTACTAGTCTGGTTCGCCAGTGGATCAAATTCTAGAGTAAATAACCAAATATCAAGAGGTTCAAGAAACACCACGTCTAGAATGTCTatacaatcaaaacaaacagCTTCAAGTAGTCATAATTTCATGCAACTCTTCTGGCAATCAAGATGCAAAGGGAAAATTACCATTCCTGCGATATTTAGTAAGATTTCAAAGTTTACCATGAATCAAATGTACAAAGAAGCAAAACATCTTCAATCAATTCCCGTGCTCTCACTAGCTGCTGCTTTAGTACCTCCATTTGACAATTTGTAAGCTTTTCTTCTCAATAGATATCATGGTGACTCTTTTTACTTGGATTTCTCATGAGATGGCTTTATTAACTGCCATATACATTACCTTCacagaaagagaaagaaaatgaatcCCATTTATGTTTTGACTACTATTTTTGCGCTGAAgttcttataatttcttttggtCAAATGAATGATAATCAGCTCTGGTGATGCTCTATCTGTTCAACTGGATAGCAGCGCTATGGAATCACAGAGTGGTGAGTATCAACGGCCCTGTGAGGTTGAACACCGGGCGTGTGATAATTCGTTTTTCCAGAATTTAAATTGGTCTAGACATGCAGTTGAGCCCAGAACGGGTATTGAGTTTCCCACTATCTTGGACAACCTAATAACCGGGGAGCGAAATTCCAGTTTCACATCAGAGGTAAACATGTCAAACATGACTATTGGTATTCAATTGATAATTGAAATGTATATTCTTGTGATACTCAATTCAGTTCTTAGATTTAGCTTTTCATACTTTACTCGGGTCCTAtctttctattattttgtttcttcagCAGGAAACCAGGAACTGCACCACTTTGACCATAACTCCTCTATATTGCAATCCCAGCTTAAATGGACTGTCCAATTAGACTGTTTGGTTTCTGACTTGCTATTTGGTTCAGTTAATTGAGTGGTGTGGTTCCTTAAACGCATTAATTAATGTCCAAATTGATGATACTGAAGTCTAGTTTGCTACCAAGCTGAAAAAGATATGCTCATTCTGTTATGACAATTTGGTTTTAGGCATCAGTCTTCTAGAAAATTAAGTAAGAGAAGACATAGAAATGAGTAGACACCCTGAGAAGAAGAGAAAAGGGCAATCCATTTTAACTTTGTAATGTGGTAACATATCCAACCAGACATTAGTGAATGTAACAGTGGAAAACATTAAGATAATCAATTCCATGGTTTcaaacataacaacaacaacaacatacccagtatattcccaccaagtggggtctggggagggtaagtgtacgcagtccataccactacctcaacgtgagataaagaggttgtttccgatagacccccggctcaaaataaagcaatctaagataagataaggaatagtaataaATCAGGAAGATATACTAGAAATTAACATACTCAATAATACCCAAAGCAGGATACTTCAAGTATACACCAAAACATATAACATCTTAACTCAGACTAACTTTCTACTCTAATtcgcctcctccacaacttcttattcagggtcatgtcctcggcaAGCTAAAGctactccatgtcatgtctaatcacttccctccaatatttcatcggtctacctctacctcgtttgaaaccatccctagccaacctctcacacctccgcactgggcATCCATGCTCCTCCGCATTACATGactgaaccatctcaaccttgcttccctcatcttggcttccaccgaagcgactcccaccttatctcgaataacctcatttctaatcctatcttttctagtacacccacacatccaccgaagcattctcatctccgccatCTTCATCTTCTGAATGTGGGTCTTCTTAACAGGCCTACACTCTGCCCCATACAACAAAATCGGCCAacctaccactctgtagaacttgccttttaagtttgggaggtacctttttgtcacacaagataccggaggcgagcctccatttcatccaccctaccccGATCCGATGAGTGACATcatcgtcaatctctccattctctCGAATCATcaaccccagatacttgaaactatctctcttactgaTAGAATGAGTGTCAAGCTTAACAACCACATCGGACTCAAGAGACGCCtcgctgaacttacactccaaatactccatcttggacctactcaatcTAAACCCTCTAGACTCGATGGTTttcctccaaacctccaacttagcattaactccacttcgagtctcatcaatcaggACTACATCATCAGCAAAAAGCAAACAATAAGGCACCTCATCCTGAATGTGCCGCATCAAAActtccatcaccaaggcaaaaaaAAAGGGACTAAGCATTGATCCTTGATGTAACCCATTAAGACAGGAAAGTGCTCCAAGTCCCCTCCCCCGTCCGAAACCGAGTCTTGGCTCCGTCATACATATCTTTAATCGCCTTAACATAAACTACAGGTACACCTCtagcctccaaacacctccaaagaacctccttgggaactctatcataggccttctctaagtcgataaaaCACCATGTGCGTAtctttcttcctttccctatGCTGCTCCACCAGTCGCCTGACGAGATGGATGGCTTCTGTAGTCGAACGCCCTGCCATAAATCCAAATTGGAATGCTCCAGATCCCCCAACCAAATCATCCAAGTAGATGAATGCCTCCAAGCTTCAGGCATCCTCGCcgtcttgaaaattatgttaaacaaccgAGTCAACCATTCTATACCTACCCCTCCTGtgcacttccaaaaatccaccgaaaaagaaaaaaagttaagaaaagggaaagaaaatatgTTTTTGCCTATCAACCAGAGTGCAACATTATTTGGGTCTCCATACCGAGGAGCCGCCTCCAACTTTTCTCTTATGTACTAATGTTCATATTACTCGTCTCAAACTCGAATAAAGGAGGACATTGGTAGGTTTACGACCAACataaaattagttaattaatGATGAATTGTCATGATAAAGAAAACATTGGACCGTGCTTGCCTCGGCACTCTTTGTCAAAGTAGAGCGAAATAGATTTTGAGgaagggaaaaggacatggggtggccattttaaaaaaaatggccacaatttgaaaaggtggacaacTGTAGCCAGTCGACTATTTTTAATTCccctttttagccatttggcccaattgggaacatgcagtctctatactcaattgatacgcttttataccatattgatacacttttatactacattgatacacttttttttttttttaaaaagaaaatttatgcaagcacatgcagtccctatacccaattgatactcttttatactatattgatacacttttaacGCTCTCTCTCCTCCACTAAAGTTAACGTTCACCTAACGGTAGTCTTCTTTGATCGAGTAACCGGCGCCGGCAAAGGTAAGTTACCCT contains:
- the LOC107838987 gene encoding fatty-acid-binding protein 2 isoform X3, with the translated sequence MRNNLANFIDGDWGSSEMFPIDPLMPYGIGANFISHISLIVDSSRNLYVPGSQALQEAFKYFSKYAGALLVWFASGSNSRVNNQISRGSRNTTSRMSIQSKQTASSSHNFMQLFWQSRCKGKITIPAIFSKISKFTMNQMYKEAKHLQSIPVLSLAAALVPPFDNFSGDALSVQLDSSAMESQSVEPRTGIEFPTILDNLITGERNSSFTSEVLVGTGSRIMKIIRIKSLKVYAFGFYVHPFDVCRKLGWKYASVPFCELNKRQDFYQDLLREDISMTVRLVVSCNGIKINTVRDVFEKSLRARLLKANPNTNYHCLEAFGSMFSQDIPIHAGTTINFRRTTDGHLITEIGGNHIGAVQSRELCRAIFDMYIGDVPICEETKEEIGKNVASIIRGC
- the LOC107838987 gene encoding fatty-acid-binding protein 2 isoform X2, coding for MRNNLANFIDGDWGSSEMFPIDPLMPYGIGANFISHISLIVDSSRNLYVPGSQALQEAFKYFSKYAGALLVWFASGSNSRVNNQISRGSRNTTSRMSIQSKQTASSSHNFMQLFWQSRCKGKITIPAIFSKISKFTMNQMYKEAKHLQSIPVLSLAAALVPPFDNFSGDALSVQLDSSAMESQSGEYQRPCEVEHRACDNSFFQNLNWSRHAVEPRTGIEFPTILDNLITGERNSSFTSEVLVGTGSRIMKIIRIKSLKVYAFGFYVHPFDVCRKLGWKYASVPFCELNKRQDFYQDLLSVFEKSLRARLLKANPNTNYHCLEAFGSMFSQDIPIHAGTTINFRRTTDGHLITEIGGNHIGAVQSRELCRAIFDMYIGDVPICEETKEEIGKNVASIIRGC
- the LOC107838987 gene encoding fatty-acid-binding protein 2 isoform X1 codes for the protein MRNNLANFIDGDWGSSEMFPIDPLMPYGIGANFISHISLIVDSSRNLYVPGSQALQEAFKYFSKYAGALLVWFASGSNSRVNNQISRGSRNTTSRMSIQSKQTASSSHNFMQLFWQSRCKGKITIPAIFSKISKFTMNQMYKEAKHLQSIPVLSLAAALVPPFDNFSGDALSVQLDSSAMESQSGEYQRPCEVEHRACDNSFFQNLNWSRHAVEPRTGIEFPTILDNLITGERNSSFTSEVLVGTGSRIMKIIRIKSLKVYAFGFYVHPFDVCRKLGWKYASVPFCELNKRQDFYQDLLREDISMTVRLVVSCNGIKINTVRDVFEKSLRARLLKANPNTNYHCLEAFGSMFSQDIPIHAGTTINFRRTTDGHLITEIGGNHIGAVQSRELCRAIFDMYIGDVPICEETKEEIGKNVASIIRGC